Proteins encoded by one window of bacterium:
- a CDS encoding glycosyltransferase family 4 protein, with the protein MKRIAIIHAEPYPEESRLKKETEALVSCGYHVFIFCMHRKSEALKEVIQDNLEIVRYSIYDNPIIRKLDTLLFSFSYNRPFLKRALDKFIEKKNIEVLHVVNLPLAEICLESARKHNIPVVLDFYENYPYAIQTWRERTKFLDFIKKPFKGLDRWLRYEARTVRDFDATLVDSVEFRERLISLGLPESKIHVVQNTIDIDRFDPPDPAFAEKYKDKFVILYLGVVSLDKGISIALEAFPRILKEIPNAILMVVGAGFQRDIHELKLRAKELGVENNTLIMDRVPHKEIFTILSAGDLALLHLRDNVNYNASSPHKLFEYMAAGLPIICSPSESVARIVCEIGCGVVVGFDPRDFASAVIELAKNNEKRKAMGIAGKNVVREKYNWSVDAKVLSNVYKDIS; encoded by the coding sequence CTGTATGCATCGTAAAAGCGAGGCTTTGAAAGAGGTTATTCAAGATAATCTAGAAATTGTTAGATACTCGATTTACGACAATCCCATTATTCGAAAACTCGATACCTTGCTTTTCTCTTTTTCTTATAATCGCCCTTTTTTGAAGCGAGCGTTGGATAAATTCATCGAGAAAAAAAATATTGAGGTTCTTCATGTGGTGAATCTTCCGCTTGCAGAAATATGCCTAGAGTCAGCTCGAAAACATAATATTCCTGTCGTTTTAGATTTCTACGAGAATTATCCATATGCAATTCAAACATGGAGGGAAAGAACAAAGTTTCTCGACTTTATAAAGAAACCATTTAAAGGTCTCGATAGATGGCTTAGATATGAGGCGCGGACGGTGAGGGATTTCGACGCCACGCTTGTCGATAGTGTTGAGTTTCGCGAAAGACTTATATCGTTAGGACTTCCGGAAAGCAAGATACACGTCGTTCAGAACACTATCGATATCGATCGGTTCGATCCACCGGATCCTGCTTTCGCCGAAAAATACAAGGATAAATTTGTGATTTTATATCTCGGTGTCGTTTCCCTCGACAAGGGCATCTCTATTGCTCTCGAAGCTTTTCCGAGGATATTAAAAGAAATTCCCAATGCGATTCTGATGGTTGTTGGGGCTGGTTTTCAGCGGGATATCCATGAGCTAAAATTGCGAGCCAAGGAACTAGGAGTGGAAAATAATACGCTGATTATGGATAGAGTTCCTCATAAGGAGATATTTACAATTCTTTCAGCCGGAGATTTAGCATTATTACACCTAAGGGACAATGTTAATTACAACGCTTCGAGTCCACATAAGCTTTTCGAGTATATGGCCGCAGGGCTTCCGATTATATGCAGTCCATCCGAATCGGTGGCCCGAATTGTGTGTGAAATCGGATGTGGTGTTGTTGTGGGATTCGACCCGAGAGATTTTGCAAGCGCAGTTATTGAGCTTGCGAAGAATAACGAAAAGCGCAAAGCGATGGGAATCGCCGGCAAGAATGTCGTGCGGGAAAAATATAATTGGTCTGTCGATGCAAAGGTTTTAAGTAATGTTTATAAAGACATTTCTTAA
- a CDS encoding glycosyltransferase, with translation MLESKKISVIIAAGRAERQANVRLLIKILLSGSLIPDEFIIVEGVSPNSMARNVGVEHSNGDILVFIDDDAIISDSNVLENVIDTLLENETIGIVGTSQDIPLDVEFFQREYRREFARTHSPVVDKAVESDMATTLFCAVHRRDFDSIGGFDNTLVAGVDNLFRHRMRSIGKKVVVAPNTLVYHPLPKNWGEFYRREKWYGGARAILAKRQDIPFEGVRLLSKGKAVVYLILQWSLFPVRFFVGGPTGHRFGFWPLRAVGHFINATSYVFSVIRGGG, from the coding sequence TTGTTAGAGAGTAAAAAAATAAGCGTGATCATAGCTGCCGGCCGAGCCGAAAGACAGGCTAATGTTAGATTACTTATTAAAATTCTTCTATCGGGTTCGTTAATTCCAGACGAATTCATCATTGTGGAGGGAGTGAGCCCTAATTCTATGGCGCGGAACGTGGGTGTTGAACATTCCAATGGCGATATTCTCGTTTTCATTGATGACGATGCTATAATATCCGACTCTAATGTTTTAGAAAATGTGATAGATACTCTTCTGGAGAATGAAACAATCGGCATAGTCGGAACATCACAGGATATCCCTTTAGATGTTGAGTTCTTCCAGAGAGAATACCGCCGAGAGTTTGCCCGAACGCATTCGCCGGTGGTCGATAAAGCAGTCGAAAGTGATATGGCAACTACTCTTTTCTGTGCTGTTCATCGCAGAGATTTCGATTCGATTGGTGGTTTTGACAATACGCTCGTTGCAGGTGTGGATAACCTATTTAGGCATCGAATGAGGTCTATCGGCAAGAAGGTGGTTGTTGCGCCCAATACGCTTGTTTATCACCCTCTTCCGAAAAACTGGGGGGAATTCTATCGGCGCGAAAAATGGTATGGTGGTGCACGGGCTATACTCGCGAAACGTCAAGATATTCCGTTCGAGGGCGTTCGGTTATTGTCCAAAGGGAAGGCGGTTGTTTATCTCATCTTGCAATGGAGTTTATTTCCGGTGAGATTTTTTGTCGGTGGTCCGACTGGTCACAGATTCGGGTTTTGGCCTCTTAGGGCGGTTGGACATTTTATAAACGCCACGAGTTATGTGTTTTCGGTAATTAGAGGAGGTGGCTAA
- a CDS encoding glycosyltransferase, translated as MKIAIDCSPLAKTRTGIGTYTFNLIKSLSKIDSENEYYLFAHRNFDFGAELASNFIQIKPKREFTRSTPWLFRSLPKELRRNKIDIFHGTNFLIPPNSGCKTISTVHDLSSLTMPSRHSFLHKISHSLFLKSSLKRADRL; from the coding sequence ATGAAAATTGCTATCGACTGTTCTCCGCTTGCAAAAACCCGCACTGGAATTGGCACATACACTTTTAATCTGATTAAGTCACTTTCAAAAATAGATAGCGAAAATGAATATTATCTTTTCGCACATAGGAATTTTGATTTTGGTGCAGAGTTAGCTTCCAATTTTATTCAGATCAAACCTAAGAGAGAATTTACCCGCTCGACACCATGGTTGTTTCGTTCGCTTCCGAAAGAACTTAGACGGAATAAAATAGATATTTTTCACGGCACGAATTTTCTTATTCCGCCGAATTCAGGTTGTAAAACTATCTCTACAGTTCATGATTTGTCCAGTCTTACAATGCCTTCGAGGCATTCATTTTTGCATAAAATTTCGCATAGCCTTTTTTTAAAAAGTTCGCTCAAACGCGCTGATAGGCTAAT